From a single Mesorhizobium shangrilense genomic region:
- a CDS encoding ABC transporter substrate-binding protein, which yields MKTKLLTALLLGTSILGSAGVAYAADVTLNIESWRGDDLAIWKDKLIPAFEAKNPGIKVVFAPSAPTEYDAALGAKLAAGSAGDLISCRPFDKSLELFKKGNLADLTSLPGMENFSPVAKAAWQTDDGKASFCVPMASVIHGFIYNKDAFDKLGIKVPETRDEFFAALDKIKADGTYIPMAMGTKDLWEAATMGYQNIGPNYWKGEDGRAALIKGTQKLTDKDWVAPYEELAKWKPYLGDGFEAQTYPDSQNLFTLGRAAIYPAGSWEIGLFNTQAQFKMGAFRPPVEKAGDTCYISDHTDIGMGLNAASKNADAAKTFLSWVASPDFATIYANALPGFFSLNSSPVKMADPLAQEFVSWRGKCKSTIRSTYQILSRGTPNLENETWVESANVINGTDTPEAAAKKLQTGLDSWYKPAK from the coding sequence ATGAAAACGAAACTACTGACGGCACTTCTTCTCGGTACAAGCATTCTCGGCTCGGCCGGAGTGGCCTATGCCGCCGACGTAACGCTCAACATCGAAAGCTGGCGCGGCGACGACCTTGCCATCTGGAAGGACAAGCTGATCCCGGCTTTCGAAGCCAAGAACCCCGGCATCAAGGTGGTGTTCGCACCATCGGCTCCGACCGAATATGACGCAGCACTTGGCGCCAAGCTCGCCGCCGGCTCGGCGGGCGACCTGATCAGCTGCCGCCCGTTCGACAAGTCGCTTGAACTGTTCAAGAAGGGCAACCTCGCCGATCTGACATCGCTGCCCGGCATGGAGAACTTCTCGCCCGTGGCCAAGGCCGCCTGGCAGACCGACGACGGCAAGGCGAGCTTCTGCGTGCCGATGGCCTCCGTGATCCACGGCTTCATCTACAACAAGGACGCCTTCGACAAGCTCGGCATCAAGGTGCCGGAGACCCGCGACGAGTTCTTCGCCGCGCTCGACAAGATCAAGGCCGACGGCACCTACATCCCGATGGCGATGGGCACCAAGGATCTGTGGGAAGCCGCGACCATGGGCTACCAGAACATCGGCCCGAACTACTGGAAGGGCGAGGACGGCCGCGCGGCCCTGATCAAGGGCACGCAGAAGCTGACCGACAAGGACTGGGTCGCGCCGTATGAAGAGCTGGCCAAGTGGAAGCCCTATCTGGGCGACGGCTTCGAAGCACAGACCTATCCGGACAGCCAGAACCTGTTCACGCTGGGCCGCGCCGCCATCTACCCGGCCGGCTCATGGGAAATCGGCCTGTTCAACACGCAGGCCCAGTTCAAGATGGGCGCCTTCCGGCCGCCGGTCGAGAAGGCCGGCGACACCTGCTACATCTCCGACCATACCGATATCGGCATGGGCCTGAATGCAGCATCGAAGAATGCCGATGCGGCCAAGACCTTCCTGTCCTGGGTCGCCTCGCCGGACTTCGCCACCATCTACGCCAATGCGCTGCCGGGCTTCTTCAGCCTGAACTCCTCGCCGGTGAAGATGGCAGACCCGCTGGCGCAGGAATTCGTCTCCTGGCGCGGCAAGTGCAAGTCGACGATCCGCTCGACCTACCAGATCCTGTCGCGCGGCACGCCGAACCTCGAGAACGAGACGTGGGTTGAATCGGCCAACGTCATCAACGGCACCGACACGCCGGAAGCTGCCGCCAAGAAGCTGCAGACCGGTCTCGACAGCTGGTACAAGCCGGCTAAGTAA